A window of Magallana gigas chromosome 8, xbMagGiga1.1, whole genome shotgun sequence genomic DNA:
ATTGTTACCTAACAGAGTAGCGCGATGGTTCAAGCGTTATTACGAATCCTATAGTCCCGCtggggcttttataatttttatttttccaaaaaaaagtttaacatttttttgtccaacgttgtaaaatttaaaagttctaaaacaatgaaagtattttgatttatatggACAAATGTCCCATACTTCTATCaccatgtaaaatgtatattttacatgttgtgAACATTTTCGATAGTTTTAGCTTGTTGgtaaattaacattatttactTTTCTTACGTCTTGTGAAATTCCTCCAGACTGTGATGTCATAGAATGTTAATTAGTGTTTAGCAAAATTcttaattataacaaaaacaaaaaaacccagaacATCAAGGTAATTAAGTGTAGCTTTAGGAAATATACTTCTTAGAAAGCAGGGTTGAAGGACAACGGTTTCTTTCTTGTTGTAATGACGGACAATTAaagaatataatgaaattcaaccCCAATTTCGTGTTTTGTGCATTTTTCACATATTCTTTCATCTCTAGGTGTATTTCACCAGCGTCCACTTTCAATGGGTAGGTGGTGATTACAAATTCGAAATCTACATaaaatgattgaatttttttgttcacaaatataattttcaaatataagtTCTTCCTTTTATAGTCTATAAATTTAAAGGTTTAGAAATGAATTTCTTAACTGCTTTGATTTTACGACATTACGgaaaatttaatctttattcTATTCTTAGTAGTTTCGTCACGTACGAGTGACTTGTATAAATAGTTTTTCATGTttgtgtggggttttttttttttggtcattgcGACGTTCGTTACAAGATTGTTAGGAGTTGATAGTAACACTCCCTGCCCGCCCAAAACATTGTACTGcataatttacatgtttgtCTATATGGTATGCGATTATGTTAATATACGTTTTGTTTCGTAATGTGATTAAATGCGATCTTGTAACGAACGCACCTAACCTAtttcattttgttgttgtttttttaaattagacaagaaaagatttatttttggaGGAGAGAAACGAGGGAGAAAAAAAGACGATTGAAGTAGTTATTGCCAATTTTGGTTGAATTGATCAATTAGAAcatgttttactttttcttttgacCACTTGGTATTTTGTATTGTCAGGATTGTCAGAGTTATGATATGGAAACGTGTTTTCACTTGGGAATAAAAAagtcttttacaatttttttaacaattgaaaTAAACCATAAGaattcaatgaatgaattatctCTAATAATTATCTGTTTTACGTTTTGATTACTATAGATATTTGTGGAAGAATATTACTGTTCAGAGTAATGCATTACCAAACAATACAGGTACATATGTCTGTttgtctttcaaaaaatatttttaaaataaattgaaattctttcaATCAAAGTgtgttttcaagaaaaaaatttcattcatattttcattttcatttatttggttAGGATGCTTCGTTCTCGAGTCCATATTCAAATCCAGATACAAATGTTAATACATTTGCTGGAGTCTTTCCATTTGAGCACCTACAGCGAGAAAGGTCTCATCCGGCAATGTTTGCGCAGGATAATGCGCATGTGCAGAATATCCTTCacagaaatgaaaatgttgCGTTCGATACCCCTCAGCACCGAGCCACAACGCACTATCGTCGGCAGCAGTATGTTGGCCATTTTGTAAACATACCGGACATGCGCGATTCTACCAACTGGAAAAATCCTGCAGAAAGCAACTTGCTTTATCTGGACCTGGACAAAATGGGAAAAGCCATGCCTAGTGGAAGAAGTCGCAGCTATATTGATGATTTGCCTGGTAGTTACACCGACCAGCAGTCTCAAAGCAGCATTCAAACCTCAGAGGTCGGAGTTCACGATAATCGTCGTTACTGTTTTGGCAATAATCGGTTCGCACCGACGTCACAGGAAATGAGGCAACCAAGGCGTCTTAGAGagtatgtatttcttttttctttgttttatcatttatttcctTTCCGATGTTGTcctctacatgtataaagatttactttttaatcataattttttttacttagatATCAGTGACGTATATAATACATGATATATAAAGAGTTTGACGTCAAGTTTAACACCTGTAGCTATATGAAATCACAATCCGATAATATTGTGACTTATTTTCGAAGAAGCCTCATCAATTCTGACAACATGACCGATAGAAACTAATTTCTACTTGTTTTAATAACGAATCACTTCTCCGGAAATATAAGTTTTTCATTCGAACACATGTTTGTGTCACGTGGTTTCtgagttattttgaattttgtcggatgaatgaaaaataacttaTCTTTTACGCCACTCTCATCCAAAAACAAATTTCccaaaaaactaattttaaaaaaagcaacaaaCAAATATCTGATACTATCAAATGAATTCCAAATCGGAAAGTCTTTTTAAAGAGCACATTATCAGATGTAATTTAGTAAACTACAAAATGATGCTTGATAAACGGTTTTCAAATAATGAAACACTTGTCGAAAATTTAACTCAAAAATGTAACTGAAAGATATTCACCACaatcatatttgttaaaaaatatgtgCAATTCATTTTTCTACGTTTTCAAAGGGCTAAATATGTAGATTCTCTTTTTAGTTTTTatagacattttttgtttagCTGCTCAGTCGATCTCGTACGTATAAAATTGagcgttgaatttttttttttgaaagagatGAGGTTGTGACTTACACGCCAACGACAGTGTTTGGAAAGTTGGACATGACCAGCTATAGCGACCACGACTTAAGCAAAGACGTCATTTGTGCAGTGTGTGGAGACAGCGCCAAGTGTCAGCACTATGGCGTCAGGACATGCGAGGGATGTAAAGGCTTCTTTAAAGTATGTACTCAATTCTTGTTGTTGTTCTCCTTTGTCAAACTACAATGGTCATTAATCATGCAATGTGCGCCATTGATGACGAGGCGTTTTCTTCTCATCAGCTTCAAAACACAGTTGTTTTATGTAACAAGTTATTGACTTATGATACAAATCGTCTCATTCATTTGCATTAAAACTCAGTTTTTCATTCTTAATGGTTTTAAAGACGTCAATTAGACAAATTCCTTTTcgagacaccccccccccccgaaaaaccCAGTATTCCTCGCACTCCCCCTGGAAAGAATAATGGATTCGTGCATGAAGAGGTCAATTATCttgctttaaaattttttttatgttctatTAGGGGGGGATTTGCgaccatcttgtacatttgaggaaaagaatataaacatttcttgagCTGGTTTGTTTTTGTCCGAAACgggccaaaaatgttgccaaaatatataaatcaataaatatgaagtcttACTTTTCATTTGGTTTGACAAATATGCATACAAAAACAGGATAATGCCTTATCAATCACTtagaacagctgtcgaactgcgcagcttACAGACTTACATAATGTATTTTGATACAAGTCCGCAAATTCGTGGTCCAagtcacaaaaaatatttaaatagtctactttgttgtgtctgaaattgctcagtggttagagtacctgacatAAGCTAACATTATATATCTAGAgtttgtgggttcgataccacaaAAATTTCAggcaacatttttttcttatcttttgttagATGTATTAAAAACTGAACATTGTTACAAATTGTggttttgtaaacttgtattataatatatttgaatagatttaattgggaaaaaataaattaaaaattgtatttcactactaaaccgaatgggcatttgcgcaaTCTAATTCTAATTCTCCCATCTTATCAATGGTAAAGAATGCTCTTCATTTTCACCAGAGATCTGTCCAGAAGAATTCGAATTATGTCTGTGTTGGCGACAAGAAATGCTTGATTGACAAGAGCAGACGAAACCGTTGCCAAAGCTGCAGATTCCAAAAATGCCTGACCGTGGGGATGAGCAAAGAAGGTAATAAAGATTTCAGAAGCTGATTTGAATTTGGTTTTACGTAATACTAAGATCATAACAAGTAAATTTCAATAAAGGGGGCGGGgtcttcttattaaggtcttacTTCGAACATAACCCatcaaattctttattttttaagtaagtTCTAATTCttacttttcaaattttaatttaagaatacggattttaaaaaatataattggggtggggggtggggtaggGGAGTAGGTTCTTTGTATAGAAAACGACAAGGTATGTGCAacagatctttaaaaaattagagaAATGACCTCGAAactaaaaataaggaaaaatttaatgaaatgctAATAGCATTGACTGAATGTTTTATATTAAACCAAGTACTTATAGTATATTGTGAATGagattttaccttttaaattacattatacatCTGTTTTCCTGTTATTTACACCCGATTAACTACAATGTCTTTCatgttttggtttttaaatgTTTGGTGTGAATTTTATCAAGAACCAAACAAGTAAGGTATTTTAGAACTGTGAAGTTTACAAGCAATGGAAAACTGTTAATTATGTCCAATAATGTTTTCGTTTAAAGATTTGGAAGTAAAAAGAGCCAACCAATGACTATAgatattaatgttttaaaaaaaaaaacttcaaatttttttagttttgacaATTTAAATTATTCCTTTCTTTTATAAAGCGCTAATTTTGAAATGGTTACgacatttttttcttagaaGAAATCCTGTAGGGCATAATCATAGAGAACCCCCGGGGGAAAATCTCCATAGTTGATGCATGTTCCTAATTCCTCAAATCAAGGAAATCTTCCATCCCTGATATTTGATACACTTTTCGGGGGATTTTAAAATACCCAATGCAATCAAGTCCATAATATGCACATCTTCCTGAGAAATGTGCAGATtgtttatacatgcatatacgaatggaaaacaaatgattttaatGGTAGCCCGGTTTGTtcataaattgataataataattattaaaaaaatatcaattataataATTAGAAGAATAAAGTTATGTAATGATTTGGTATTTCAGTCGTTAGAAGCGGGCAGTTGAAAGGCCGGAGAGGGAGGCTACCGTCCAAGACAAAGCAGTCCGTGTTTTACCTGCCCCTAGACCCGTCCAATTAGGTCATGTGTCAACATTTCCTTATTTAGGTCATGTGCCAACATCACCTCACTGTCCAATTGGGTCATGTGTCAATATCATCTTATTTAGGTCATGTGTCAACATCACCTTATTTCGGTCATTTGTTAATGTCATCTCACTGTCAAGTTAGGTCATGTTTCAATATCACCCTATTTGGGTCATGTGTCAACATCACCTTATTAAGGTCATGTGTCAACGTaatcttattttgttttgttaatatgATTGATATAACGATTGCCTGTGTGGCAGTTGtctatttctattattttgttttattatcattgttattttgattttatgaataatgcatttgttgttgtttttcttttcgttttaattgttattttgattttataaataatgcatttgttgttgtttttcttttcgttttgattggttgtttattttttaatgcttagttgattaaattgaattgaaaatttaattgttaATGAGCAACCACGCTGCAGGTCCagagctcccggtctgaaaaaagcGGACTGTCGtcaaatcgattttttttttagaccgggagctacagacctgcagatATGAGCAAACTGTTCTTCAAATACTCGGTcccaaatttttttcatgatacATATAAAAGCTttgctttgttttaaatgttcatttttcttctttacatGTAGATTTTCAACAAAAGCTAATTATTATCGCCCCGGGTTATTAAGACATATGCCTAGGTCAGATATAAGCCGGTGATTGGGCGAACAAATTTTCTTCATATCGTTGGCCCGAAACTGGTATCGGACGACACGGAGCAGTCACATTAACTTCTAGGAACACCgatattttcaactttgaatacTTATTGGTCGTTGAATCGACGCAAGGACATCGAACGATGAGacacattttgaattttacgGTCGGTCGATTGTATGAACAATTTCGCGATCGCTGAATATTCACAAAACCACGTGGACATTGACGAAAAAAGTCGGCCGTAAATTAGTGTCTGTTTAtcgatttttaagaaaatgtcaaaTGCTGCTATGTCGTCCGACCGACGACAGACATAACAACCTATCCTCGAGGGTTCCTCGATGGACTACTCAACGACTGTTTTACCTTAAGAAGTCGGCCACCGACACAGGAAAATTTATAACTTGGCCCGAAAGACTCATAAATGGACGTCCGACGAAAATAGTCGATATCGACAAAGACAATGGCTTATGAACTGCCGCCTGTCGCCcgaataattcaatttttgccTCAAACTCGTCGGCCGTTGGTCTTTTTTTGTGAAATGTGACTGGGGTTTTACCGTGTAAACTCTGGTGACCATGACGACAATGTATGGTACGCAatctgttattattattatttatactgAATATATTTGCTAGTGACTTGCATGTTAATTGTTTACAACCGTCACGCGTTTTACAGTTTGAATGAATTGAACATCTGGAGGAACAGGTGCCCGTTAGTATccatgttttttaaataatagccatatttttattaaggaataagaaatcattgtttGAGTGtaaattttcagcaattgtaggATTGAATATTAAATTACCGACAATTTTAAGTTAATATCATTTCGGAGAGTTTTGTAAACTCCACTTACGCCCCAACAGTACATGATCTGCGttattcataaaattacatAAACCGAACTCTAAGTTGCAAATTATGTGTTAtcgcagaaaaaaaaacctcatagGATATAACAACTacaaaatatttggaaattCGGGGTTGGCAAAAACGTGGACAAAGTAGtatggatatttttttcttttccaaatgAAAACTTATACCCACAGGAACGAAAAACAGCATATAATCAATGAAGCGATTCACGAGGCAACCAATATttgaaaacagacaaaaagtgTTTTCAGACACCACCTGTTGTGTTTTTCACATGATTGTTTACATCGAAACTTAGCAAAAGCATATTAAGTTCTAATCCTAAATCTACAAGATACATGAGTTATCACTTTGTCGCGATTGTTTAACGGTTACACTCTGTGAGTCAGATAGAAACGAAAACACGTCTGTACACTTTGACTGGTATATCTAGACTgattttataaacaaacataatCATTATTACGTACCCATGACGTCATGCTATGATGACGTCAAAATAGCAGTGTCTCCCAACGTCACATGCACCTTGACGTCGTATAAGATATTTACCAACATACTCCGGGCCgcaaaatgtacaaaatcacAGTTTACACAAATTAAAAGTTCATAAAAGGTTCGCGTTGTGTTTTGATAATGTTAATCAGAAAGTCTTTCACTTTTCTTCAACTCTGGCTTTCATTTTCATAGTTTGGAAAAGTCATTGTGTTCTTGGACCAGTTTTCCAGTCTTGAATTCGTTGAAAGAAGTTCCTGTTCTCTTGTAGTAATGCCTGTGATGAATATTGTTTTCTTCTAATGCTCTATAGAAGTTGAATTTCTCCAAGTTGTTATGGGTATATGGATCCAATTTCAATAGCTGTATCATCAAAGATGAGTTTTGTTTGATGATCTCCTCTAAAGTAGCAATATTCTTTCCCATCTCTAGATTGAACACTCGAAGTTCTAGCTCATCCAGGTAGTGTCTCAAGTCTGCTGTATGTTTGTTTGCCCTTTCCTGTGATATGGTGAAGGTCTCACTGCATGGTTCCACGTTGGATTGAGTTTTCTGCGTTTGTGCTTGAAGCTGATTGTTCAGATCTTCTAGACTCTTCATCTTCTGTTCTAAATCTGAATTTTCTCTCTGGATTTTCTGAATTTTGTGACTCTTGAAAGATGACTTTCTTTTAGTCTGAAGTTCTCTTTCCTTAACTGCAAAATCTTTGATTTGAGCTTTTCCGCCATATCTTCTTGTTCTTGGTCTTCCTCCTCTTTATAATCGACTGTGTTGAAAGCTGATTTTTTTCTGCTGGTTTGTTCTTGTCTGAACAGTTTCTCTCTTCTGTATTTTGGTATTCAGTTTGTTTGTCTTCTTAGGTGTGGGTACTCTCTCTTCCTCTTTATATCGATCTCCATTCAGCTGTTTTGAGTAATGTAGATGGAATGACTGCTCTAGTTGATGTAACTCTTTCTCCTTTGTCCTCTCTGAATTTTTGACTGAGCTCTA
This region includes:
- the LOC105334180 gene encoding uncharacterized protein, whose protein sequence is MHYQTIQDASFSSPYSNPDTNVNTFAGVFPFEHLQRERSHPAMFAQDNAHVQNILHRNENVAFDTPQHRATTHYRRQQYVGHFVNIPDMRDSTNWKNPAESNLLYLDLDKMGKAMPSGRSRSYIDDLPGSYTDQQSQSSIQTSEVGVHDNRRYCFGNNRFAPTSQEMRQPRRLREDEVVTYTPTTVFGKLDMTSYSDHDLSKDVICAVCGDSAKCQHYGVRTCEGCKGFFKRSVQKNSNYVCVGDKKCLIDKSRRNRCQSCRFQKCLTVGMSKEVVRSGQLKGRRGRLPSKTKQSVFYLPLDPSN